The proteins below come from a single Sander vitreus isolate 19-12246 chromosome 15, sanVit1, whole genome shotgun sequence genomic window:
- the rdh8a gene encoding retinol dehydrogenase 8a yields the protein MANSGQKVVLITGCSSGIGLRIAVTLAKDEKKRYHVIATMRDLKKKDKLVEAAGDAYGKTLILLPLDVCSDESVKQCINNIKDRHIDILINNAGVGLLGPVESISIEEMKRVFETNFFGVVRMIKEVMPDMKKRRSGHIVVMSSVMGLQGVVFNDVYTASKFAMEGFCESMAVQLMKFNIRLSMIEPGPVHTEFETKMMEDVAKMEYPGVDAETVRYFKDVYLPSSIDIFEAMGQTPEDIAKCTKKVIESNSPRFRNLTNSLYTPIVALKYADETGGLSVNTFYNLLFNFGPLMHITMSILKCLTCSCLRRRTISPN from the exons ATGGCGAACAGCGGGCAGAAAGTTGTGCTGATCACCGGCTGCTCCTCCGGCATCGGGTTACGAATCGCCGTCACGCTGGCCAAAGATGAAAAGAAGCGTTACCATG TCATTGCCACCATGCGGGACCTGAAGAAGAAAGACAAGCTAGTGGAGGCAGCAGGAGATGCATATGGCAAGACCTTGATATTGCTTCCACTAGACGTGTGCAGTGACGAGTCAGTCAAGCAGTGCATCAACAATATCAAGGACCGCCATATTGATATCCTGA TCAACAATGCAGGAGTGGGCTTGTTGGGACCTGTGGAAAGCATCAGCATCGAGGAGATGAAAAGAGTATTTGAGACCAACTTCTTTGGTGTTGTTCGCATGATCAAAGAAGTGATGCCAGACATGAAGAAGAGGCGTTCAGGACACATCGTGGTCATGAGCAGTGTCATGGGTCTTCAGG GAGTGGTGTTCAATGATGTTTACACTGCCTCTAAGTTTGCCATGGAAGGTTTCTGTGAGAGTATGGCCGTGCAACTGATGAAGTTCAATATCCG TTTGTCCATGATTGAGCCCGGCCCAGTGCACACTGAGTTTGAGACAAAGATGATGGAGGATGTGGCCAAGATGGAGTATCCAGGAGTAGATGCCGAAACAGTCCGTTATTTTAAAGACGTTTACCTGCCGTCATCCATAGATATATTTGAAGCCATGGGCCAGACGCCAGAGGACATAGCTAAA TGCACTAAAAAGGTTATTGAGTCGAACAGCCCTCGCTTCAGGAATCTGACTAACAGCCTCTACACACCTATTGTGGCCTTAAAGTACGCAGATGAGACTGGTGGCCTGTCTGTCAACACCTTCTACAACCTACTCTTCAATTTTGGCCCTCTCATGCACATCACCATGAGCATCCTCAAGTGCCTTACATGCAGCTGCCTGCGTAGACGCACCATCTCACCTAACTGA